Proteins encoded in a region of the Thunnus thynnus chromosome 8, fThuThy2.1, whole genome shotgun sequence genome:
- the dot1l gene encoding histone-lysine N-methyltransferase, H3 lysine-79 specific isoform X2 — MGEKLELKLKSPVGAEPASYPWPLPVYDKHHDAAHEIIETIRWVCEEIPDLKLAMENYVLIDYDTKSFESMQRLCDKYNRAIDSIHQLWKGTTQPMKLNKRPSNGLLRHILQQVYNHSVTDPEKLNNYEPFSPEVYGETSFDLVAQIIDEMEMMEDDTFVDLGSGVGQVVLQVAAATNCKHYYGVEKADIPATYAETMDKEFKKWMKWYGKKHGEYTLERGDFLSEEWKERIANTSIIFVNNFAFGPEVDHQLKERFANMKEGGKIVSSKPFAPLNFRINSRNLSDIGTIMRVVELSPLRGSVSWTGKPVSYYLHTIDRTILENYFASLKNPKLREEQEAARRRQQKDTKDSKSNSTTPTKPKEQNKQDSCGEEERPSLVTVVKPSAKPRRARLLSKGRKLNNKKRGRPKKAAPAAEKKNKKNQSALDLLHAKTLSAAPPQDAYRPPQSPFYQLPPKVQHYPSSQLLLSPTPPGLQQLLDNIKVQYLQFMAYMKTPQYRTNLQQLLEQEKQKHRDLSGQAEQLHSVCQSHKDKIKGLFQTKLDELGVKALTVEDLLQAQKEISAHNRQLKEQTKQLERDMALLRDHSLLLLKSRCEELKLDWGSLCLESLLKEKQALRRQISEKQRHCLELQISIVELEKSQRQQELLHLKSYSPCEGSPYRKSLESRSSTDLDSSKLGLSSAPALNGVSPELSINGTSSPCFDRANTKGDLLSRYLPISPDHEIIPATPDARQRQQSSSHALPDYTRFSPAKIALRRHLNQDPTASAHLKGPGLAIHRGEMGGINSPLGGKQSCPSPNASEAQNFPKGSERGGKEKSPSVQGDSSITSLPISIPLSTVHPSKLPVSIPLASVVLPSRAERLRSTPSPVSQTGQTNGYSSSSGLMNGGLHPEDHNGASSSSPPHTNTPLTGPMGRGGPIQSPPLSTGGVLQYADGPPRILPEDGQEHHGADSDTELQDSELRRRIFFSSSSSSSSSSSSSGSGGSAAGGSRLHHHTGNSAKQGYHSNHGNHHHHQSPGTQHTHTPTHTLSSHSSHSLGSQEGRKRGRRKRSSTGAVTASGSPKRRSFPGLSSNNHSSGSPLNINSMVNNINQPLEISAISSPEQSSRSPSGPDLDQPPILKRERPLELNGTGRYSSAPSSDDEDSGYPADSSSSRIERKIATISLESRDGPSRLGDSERGRKSGSSSGNSTGSEASSSSSLSSNSKWKSTFSPISDPKQPNSDLRQGGSPFGMGGSSRGTDSDSDHKQHHQQVRKGSDGESSSYMTPNPFLSQDAGTRGGGGSGSGGAQGGSGSDQRQALQKQKAPRDWDLKASSNLASQNLFISAAASNGAGILSGKVGGSAVAVSSTTGSSVGQYLGSQFPLGGTSVLQSLFGAPTGGSTVSGTPRLVNGHSALGSFSSAGLAGGAAGGNC, encoded by the exons GATAAACACCATGATGCTGCTCATGAAATCATCGAGACCATTCG GTGGGTGTGTGAGGAGATCCCAGACCTCAAACTGGCAATGGAAAACTATGTTCTCATTGACTACGACACCAAGAG ttttgagAGTATGCAGAGACTTTGTGACAAGTACAACAGGGCCATCGACAGCATTCACCAGCTG TGGAAGGGGACCACCCAGCCCATGAAGCTGAACAAGCGTCCTTCCAACGGGCTGCTGAGACACATCCTACAGCAGGTGTACAACCACTCAGTGACTGACCCTGAGAAGCTGAACAACTATGAGCCCTTTTCCCCTGAGGTGTACGGAGAGACCTCTTTCGACCTGGTCGCTCAGATCATCGACGAGATGGAAATGATGGAGGATGACACTTTTGTAGACCTTGGCAGTG GAGTGGGGCAGGTAGTGCTGCAGGTTGCAGCAGCGACCAATTGTAAACACTACTATGGTGTAGAGAAAGCAGACATTCCAGCTACCTATGCAGAG acCATGGATAAAGAGTTTAAAAAGTGGATGAAATGGTATGGGAAGAAACATGGGGAGTACACA CTGGAGAGAGGTGATTTTCTGTCTGAAGAATGGAAAGAAAGGATTGCCAACACAAG TATTATTTTTGTGAATAACTTTGCCTTTGGTCCAGAAGTAGATCACCAGCTGAAGGAGCGCTTTGCCAACATGAAGGAAG gtGGGAAAATAGTATCCTCCAAACCTTTTGCACCTTTAAATTTTAGAATAAACAGTCGAAACTTGAGTG ATATTGGCACAATAATGCGTGTGGTGGAGCTTTCTCCACTAAGGGGCTCAGTGTCCTGGACTGGAAAGCCAGTTTCCTACTACCTGCATACCATTGACCGCACCATA CTTGAAAACTATTTTGCTAGTCTCAAAAATCCTAAACTCAGG GAGGAGCAAGAGGCAGCTAGGCGACGTCAACAGAAGGATACAAAGGACAGTAAAAGCAATAGCACCACACCCACAAAACCTAAAGAACAAAACAAG CAGGACTCCTGTGGGGAGGAGGAGCGTCCTAGCTTGGTGACAGTGGTCAAGCCCTCTGCCAAACCCCGAAGAGCCCGACTCTTGTCCAAAGGTCGCAAGCTGAACAACAAGAAGCGTGGTCGACCCAAGAAAGCTGCCCCGGCCgctgagaagaaaaacaagaagaatcAGAGCGCGTTGGATTTGCTGCACGCCAAGACTCTTTCTGCGGCACCCCCTCAGG ATGCATACCGGCCACCTCAGAGTCCCTTCTACCAGCTACCTCCCAAGGTCCAGCACTATCCCTCTAGTCAACTGCTGCTGAGCCCAACTCCTCCTGGTCTGCAACAACTGCTAG ATAACATCAAAGTTCAATACCTCCAGTTTATGGCCTACATGAAGACTCCTCAGTACCGCACCAACCTGCAGCAGCTTTTAGAGCAGGAGAAG caAAAACACAGGGACCTGTCAGGGCAGGCGGAGCAGCTTCACTCTGTGTGTCAATCTCACAAGGACAAGATCAAAGGTCTCTTTCAGACCAAACTTGATGAG ctTGGAGTGAAAGCCCTGACTGTGGAGGACCTGCTGCAGGCCCAAAAGGAAATATCAGCTCACAATCGTCAGCTGAAAGAGCAGACTAAGCAGCTTGAGAGAGACATGGCCTTGCTGAGAGACCACAGCCTGTTACTG CTAAAGTCTCGATGTGAGGAGCTGAAGCTAGATTGGGGCTCTTTGTGTCTTGAGAGTCTGTTGAAGGAGAAACAGGCCCTACGCAGACAGATCTCTGAGAAACAGAGACACTGCTTGGAGTTGCAG ATCAGCATTGTGGAGTTGGAGAAAAGTCAAAGGCAGCAGGAGCTTCTTCATCTCAAATCCTACAGCCCCTGTGAGGGTTCCCCATACAGAAAGAGCCTGGAATCGCGCTCTTCCACAGACTTGGACTCCTCTAAGCTTGGCCTGTCCTCAGCCCCAGCTCTCAATGGTGTAAGCCCAGAGTTGTCTATCAATGGCACCAGCTCACCCTGTTTTGACCGGGCTAACACGAAGGGGGACCTTCTTTCCCGCTATCTGCCCATCTCTCCTGACCATGAGATCATACCTGCCACCCCTGATGCCCGGCAGAGGCAGCAAAGCTCCTCCCACGCTCTTCCTGACTACACACGCTTCTCCCCTGCCAAAATTGCCTTGCGGAGGCACCTTAACCAGGATCCCACGGCCTCTGCCCACTTAAAAGGTCCGGGGCTGGCCATACACAG gggGGAAATGGGTGGCATTAACTCTCCGCTTGGAGGCAAACAGAGCTGCCCCTCTCCCAATGCATCCGAAGCCCAGAATTTTCCTAAAGGTTCTGAGAGG GGTGGTAAGGAGAAGAGTCCATCTGTTCAGGGTGACAGCAGCATTACAAGCCTTCCAATTAGTATTCCTCTGAGCACTGTCCACCCAAGTAAACTACCAGTCAGCATCCCACTGGCCAGCGTGGTGCTGCCCAGTCGTGCTGAGAGACTG AGAAGTACTCCGAGTCCTGTGTCTCAGACAGGTCAGACCAATG GATATTCATCAAGCTCAGGGCTGATGAATGGAGGTCTCCACCCCGAGGACCACAATGGGGCTTCTTCATCGTCTCCTCCACACACCAATACTCCTCTGACAGGACCAATGGGCCGAGGGGGTCCCATCCAGAGCCCCCCACTCAGCACTGGAGGGGTTCTCCAGTATGCAGATGGACCCCCAAGGATTCTTCCAGAAGACGGACAGGAACACCATGGGGCAGATTCCGATACGGAGCTTCAGGACAGTGAACTGCGGAGGAgaatctttttctcttcttcctcctcttcctcttcatcttcctcttcgTCAGGCAGTGGAGGAAGTGCGGCCGGAGGCTCACGCCTCCACCATCACACTGGCAACTCAGCCAAGCAGGGATACCACAGTAACCATGgaaaccaccaccaccaccagtccCCCGGCACacagcacactcacacaccaacacataCATTGTCATCACACTCCTCTCACAGCCTCGGCTCTCAAGAAGGGCGGAAGCGGGGGAGAAGGAAACGCAGCTCTACAGGGGCTGTGACGGCCAGCGGATCCCCAAAGAGGAGGTCATTCCCCGGGCTCAGCTCCAACAACCACTCCTCCGGATCGCCACTAAACATTAACTCCATG GTGAACAACATCAACCAGCCTCTGGAGATCTCTGCTATCTCCTCCCCAGAGCAATCAAGCCGCAGCCCCAGTGGGCCGGACCTGGACCAACCTCCCATCTTGAAGAGAGAGCGCCCCCTGGAGCTCAATGGCACAGGTCGATACTCCTCAGCCCCCAGCTCTGACGATGAGGACTCAGGATACCCTGCTGACAGCTCCAGTTCAAg AATTGAAAGAAAAATTGCCACTATATCCTTGGAGAGCAGAGATGGACCCAGTAGACTAGGGGATAGTGAAAGag GCAGGAAATCTGGTAGCAGCAGTGGCAACAGCACAGGTAGTGAGgcctcgtcttcctcctccttgtcCTCTAACAGCAAATGGAAATCCACCTTTTCACCCATATCCGACCCGAAGCAACCCAACTCAGACCTGAGACAGGGGGGCTCTCCATTTGGCATGGGGGGGTCGAGTCGGGGCACGGACTCAGATTCTGATCACAAACAACACCATCAGCAGGTGAGGAAAGGAAGTGATGGAGAGTCGTCCAGCTACATGACCCCCAACCCCTTCCTGAGTCAAGATGCAGGGACCCGTGGTGGAGGCGGCAGCGGTAGCGGAGGAGCCCAGGGAGGCAGTGGTTCAGACCAACGCCAGGCCCTCCAGAAGCAGAAAGCCCCTCGCGATTGGGACCTGAAGGCCAGCAGCAATCTGGCGAGTCAGAATCTCTTCATTTCTGCAGCTGCCAGCAACGGAGCAGGCATCCTGAGTGGGAAGGTGGGAGGCAGTGCTGTAGCAGTTTCCTCAACCACAGGATCATCTGTGGGTCAGTACCTGGGGTCTCAGTTCCCACTTGGAGGGACCTCAGTCTTGCAGTCCTTGTTCGGGGCCCCGACTGGCGGCTCCACGGTGAGTGGGACCCCACGGCTCGTCAACGGACACTCCGCCCTGGGAAGCTTCTCCAGTGCCGGGCTGGCAGGGGGAGCGGCTGGAG GTAATTGCTGA
- the dot1l gene encoding histone-lysine N-methyltransferase, H3 lysine-79 specific isoform X1 — MGEKLELKLKSPVGAEPASYPWPLPVYDKHHDAAHEIIETIRWVCEEIPDLKLAMENYVLIDYDTKSFESMQRLCDKYNRAIDSIHQLWKGTTQPMKLNKRPSNGLLRHILQQVYNHSVTDPEKLNNYEPFSPEVYGETSFDLVAQIIDEMEMMEDDTFVDLGSGVGQVVLQVAAATNCKHYYGVEKADIPATYAETMDKEFKKWMKWYGKKHGEYTLERGDFLSEEWKERIANTSIIFVNNFAFGPEVDHQLKERFANMKEGGKIVSSKPFAPLNFRINSRNLSDIGTIMRVVELSPLRGSVSWTGKPVSYYLHTIDRTILENYFASLKNPKLREEQEAARRRQQKDTKDSKSNSTTPTKPKEQNKQDSCGEEERPSLVTVVKPSAKPRRARLLSKGRKLNNKKRGRPKKAAPAAEKKNKKNQSALDLLHAKTLSAAPPQDAYRPPQSPFYQLPPKVQHYPSSQLLLSPTPPGLQQLLDNIKVQYLQFMAYMKTPQYRTNLQQLLEQEKQKHRDLSGQAEQLHSVCQSHKDKIKGLFQTKLDELGVKALTVEDLLQAQKEISAHNRQLKEQTKQLERDMALLRDHSLLLLKSRCEELKLDWGSLCLESLLKEKQALRRQISEKQRHCLELQISIVELEKSQRQQELLHLKSYSPCEGSPYRKSLESRSSTDLDSSKLGLSSAPALNGVSPELSINGTSSPCFDRANTKGDLLSRYLPISPDHEIIPATPDARQRQQSSSHALPDYTRFSPAKIALRRHLNQDPTASAHLKGPGLAIHRGEMGGINSPLGGKQSCPSPNASEAQNFPKGSERGGKEKSPSVQGDSSITSLPISIPLSTVHPSKLPVSIPLASVVLPSRAERLRSTPSPVSQTGQTNGYSSSSGLMNGGLHPEDHNGASSSSPPHTNTPLTGPMGRGGPIQSPPLSTGGVLQYADGPPRILPEDGQEHHGADSDTELQDSELRRRIFFSSSSSSSSSSSSSGSGGSAAGGSRLHHHTGNSAKQGYHSNHGNHHHHQSPGTQHTHTPTHTLSSHSSHSLGSQEGRKRGRRKRSSTGAVTASGSPKRRSFPGLSSNNHSSGSPLNINSMVNNINQPLEISAISSPEQSSRSPSGPDLDQPPILKRERPLELNGTGRYSSAPSSDDEDSGYPADSSSSRIERKIATISLESRDGPSRLGDSERGRKSGSSSGNSTGSEASSSSSLSSNSKWKSTFSPISDPKQPNSDLRQGGSPFGMGGSSRGTDSDSDHKQHHQQVRKGSDGESSSYMTPNPFLSQDAGTRGGGGSGSGGAQGGSGSDQRQALQKQKAPRDWDLKASSNLASQNLFISAAASNGAGILSGKVGGSAVAVSSTTGSSVGQYLGSQFPLGGTSVLQSLFGAPTGGSTVSGTPRLVNGHSALGSFSSAGLAGGAAGGIFHHVVPSVSSHQFGATLPTSGGLSSLLSLSSSSSSSSQTQQHTTPQPASTRLASVSSPLPLSLSQAQHSRTQSVLHSPSPPTLSLPPPPPLHSAPSSSATTHSDALPSSRSDSLHSSRLSHSSLHHQRAQSSLSLSISSSTSASSAPVSAAAAATASLSSSSLSTSSSSRPFAVHYSPRLPPPPPGSSSGGGGSMWRTQGMHGTYTTSQLPSSRPR, encoded by the exons GATAAACACCATGATGCTGCTCATGAAATCATCGAGACCATTCG GTGGGTGTGTGAGGAGATCCCAGACCTCAAACTGGCAATGGAAAACTATGTTCTCATTGACTACGACACCAAGAG ttttgagAGTATGCAGAGACTTTGTGACAAGTACAACAGGGCCATCGACAGCATTCACCAGCTG TGGAAGGGGACCACCCAGCCCATGAAGCTGAACAAGCGTCCTTCCAACGGGCTGCTGAGACACATCCTACAGCAGGTGTACAACCACTCAGTGACTGACCCTGAGAAGCTGAACAACTATGAGCCCTTTTCCCCTGAGGTGTACGGAGAGACCTCTTTCGACCTGGTCGCTCAGATCATCGACGAGATGGAAATGATGGAGGATGACACTTTTGTAGACCTTGGCAGTG GAGTGGGGCAGGTAGTGCTGCAGGTTGCAGCAGCGACCAATTGTAAACACTACTATGGTGTAGAGAAAGCAGACATTCCAGCTACCTATGCAGAG acCATGGATAAAGAGTTTAAAAAGTGGATGAAATGGTATGGGAAGAAACATGGGGAGTACACA CTGGAGAGAGGTGATTTTCTGTCTGAAGAATGGAAAGAAAGGATTGCCAACACAAG TATTATTTTTGTGAATAACTTTGCCTTTGGTCCAGAAGTAGATCACCAGCTGAAGGAGCGCTTTGCCAACATGAAGGAAG gtGGGAAAATAGTATCCTCCAAACCTTTTGCACCTTTAAATTTTAGAATAAACAGTCGAAACTTGAGTG ATATTGGCACAATAATGCGTGTGGTGGAGCTTTCTCCACTAAGGGGCTCAGTGTCCTGGACTGGAAAGCCAGTTTCCTACTACCTGCATACCATTGACCGCACCATA CTTGAAAACTATTTTGCTAGTCTCAAAAATCCTAAACTCAGG GAGGAGCAAGAGGCAGCTAGGCGACGTCAACAGAAGGATACAAAGGACAGTAAAAGCAATAGCACCACACCCACAAAACCTAAAGAACAAAACAAG CAGGACTCCTGTGGGGAGGAGGAGCGTCCTAGCTTGGTGACAGTGGTCAAGCCCTCTGCCAAACCCCGAAGAGCCCGACTCTTGTCCAAAGGTCGCAAGCTGAACAACAAGAAGCGTGGTCGACCCAAGAAAGCTGCCCCGGCCgctgagaagaaaaacaagaagaatcAGAGCGCGTTGGATTTGCTGCACGCCAAGACTCTTTCTGCGGCACCCCCTCAGG ATGCATACCGGCCACCTCAGAGTCCCTTCTACCAGCTACCTCCCAAGGTCCAGCACTATCCCTCTAGTCAACTGCTGCTGAGCCCAACTCCTCCTGGTCTGCAACAACTGCTAG ATAACATCAAAGTTCAATACCTCCAGTTTATGGCCTACATGAAGACTCCTCAGTACCGCACCAACCTGCAGCAGCTTTTAGAGCAGGAGAAG caAAAACACAGGGACCTGTCAGGGCAGGCGGAGCAGCTTCACTCTGTGTGTCAATCTCACAAGGACAAGATCAAAGGTCTCTTTCAGACCAAACTTGATGAG ctTGGAGTGAAAGCCCTGACTGTGGAGGACCTGCTGCAGGCCCAAAAGGAAATATCAGCTCACAATCGTCAGCTGAAAGAGCAGACTAAGCAGCTTGAGAGAGACATGGCCTTGCTGAGAGACCACAGCCTGTTACTG CTAAAGTCTCGATGTGAGGAGCTGAAGCTAGATTGGGGCTCTTTGTGTCTTGAGAGTCTGTTGAAGGAGAAACAGGCCCTACGCAGACAGATCTCTGAGAAACAGAGACACTGCTTGGAGTTGCAG ATCAGCATTGTGGAGTTGGAGAAAAGTCAAAGGCAGCAGGAGCTTCTTCATCTCAAATCCTACAGCCCCTGTGAGGGTTCCCCATACAGAAAGAGCCTGGAATCGCGCTCTTCCACAGACTTGGACTCCTCTAAGCTTGGCCTGTCCTCAGCCCCAGCTCTCAATGGTGTAAGCCCAGAGTTGTCTATCAATGGCACCAGCTCACCCTGTTTTGACCGGGCTAACACGAAGGGGGACCTTCTTTCCCGCTATCTGCCCATCTCTCCTGACCATGAGATCATACCTGCCACCCCTGATGCCCGGCAGAGGCAGCAAAGCTCCTCCCACGCTCTTCCTGACTACACACGCTTCTCCCCTGCCAAAATTGCCTTGCGGAGGCACCTTAACCAGGATCCCACGGCCTCTGCCCACTTAAAAGGTCCGGGGCTGGCCATACACAG gggGGAAATGGGTGGCATTAACTCTCCGCTTGGAGGCAAACAGAGCTGCCCCTCTCCCAATGCATCCGAAGCCCAGAATTTTCCTAAAGGTTCTGAGAGG GGTGGTAAGGAGAAGAGTCCATCTGTTCAGGGTGACAGCAGCATTACAAGCCTTCCAATTAGTATTCCTCTGAGCACTGTCCACCCAAGTAAACTACCAGTCAGCATCCCACTGGCCAGCGTGGTGCTGCCCAGTCGTGCTGAGAGACTG AGAAGTACTCCGAGTCCTGTGTCTCAGACAGGTCAGACCAATG GATATTCATCAAGCTCAGGGCTGATGAATGGAGGTCTCCACCCCGAGGACCACAATGGGGCTTCTTCATCGTCTCCTCCACACACCAATACTCCTCTGACAGGACCAATGGGCCGAGGGGGTCCCATCCAGAGCCCCCCACTCAGCACTGGAGGGGTTCTCCAGTATGCAGATGGACCCCCAAGGATTCTTCCAGAAGACGGACAGGAACACCATGGGGCAGATTCCGATACGGAGCTTCAGGACAGTGAACTGCGGAGGAgaatctttttctcttcttcctcctcttcctcttcatcttcctcttcgTCAGGCAGTGGAGGAAGTGCGGCCGGAGGCTCACGCCTCCACCATCACACTGGCAACTCAGCCAAGCAGGGATACCACAGTAACCATGgaaaccaccaccaccaccagtccCCCGGCACacagcacactcacacaccaacacataCATTGTCATCACACTCCTCTCACAGCCTCGGCTCTCAAGAAGGGCGGAAGCGGGGGAGAAGGAAACGCAGCTCTACAGGGGCTGTGACGGCCAGCGGATCCCCAAAGAGGAGGTCATTCCCCGGGCTCAGCTCCAACAACCACTCCTCCGGATCGCCACTAAACATTAACTCCATG GTGAACAACATCAACCAGCCTCTGGAGATCTCTGCTATCTCCTCCCCAGAGCAATCAAGCCGCAGCCCCAGTGGGCCGGACCTGGACCAACCTCCCATCTTGAAGAGAGAGCGCCCCCTGGAGCTCAATGGCACAGGTCGATACTCCTCAGCCCCCAGCTCTGACGATGAGGACTCAGGATACCCTGCTGACAGCTCCAGTTCAAg AATTGAAAGAAAAATTGCCACTATATCCTTGGAGAGCAGAGATGGACCCAGTAGACTAGGGGATAGTGAAAGag GCAGGAAATCTGGTAGCAGCAGTGGCAACAGCACAGGTAGTGAGgcctcgtcttcctcctccttgtcCTCTAACAGCAAATGGAAATCCACCTTTTCACCCATATCCGACCCGAAGCAACCCAACTCAGACCTGAGACAGGGGGGCTCTCCATTTGGCATGGGGGGGTCGAGTCGGGGCACGGACTCAGATTCTGATCACAAACAACACCATCAGCAGGTGAGGAAAGGAAGTGATGGAGAGTCGTCCAGCTACATGACCCCCAACCCCTTCCTGAGTCAAGATGCAGGGACCCGTGGTGGAGGCGGCAGCGGTAGCGGAGGAGCCCAGGGAGGCAGTGGTTCAGACCAACGCCAGGCCCTCCAGAAGCAGAAAGCCCCTCGCGATTGGGACCTGAAGGCCAGCAGCAATCTGGCGAGTCAGAATCTCTTCATTTCTGCAGCTGCCAGCAACGGAGCAGGCATCCTGAGTGGGAAGGTGGGAGGCAGTGCTGTAGCAGTTTCCTCAACCACAGGATCATCTGTGGGTCAGTACCTGGGGTCTCAGTTCCCACTTGGAGGGACCTCAGTCTTGCAGTCCTTGTTCGGGGCCCCGACTGGCGGCTCCACGGTGAGTGGGACCCCACGGCTCGTCAACGGACACTCCGCCCTGGGAAGCTTCTCCAGTGCCGGGCTGGCAGGGGGAGCGGCTGGAG GTATATTTCACCACGTGGTTCCCTCAGTCTCCTCCCATCAGTTTGGGGCAACGCTGCCCACCTCTGGAGGCCTCAGCTCTCTGCtcagtctctcctcctcttcctcttcctcctcccaaACCCAGCAGCACACCACTCCCCAACCAGCCTCCACGCGCCTGGCCTCCGTGTCCTcacctctccccctctccctgtCACAGGCCCAGCACAGCCGCACCCAGTCGGTCCTGCACAGCCCTTCTCCTCCCACGCTCTCCCTGCCCCCTCCACCGCCCCTGCACAGCGCCCCCTCCTCGTCAGCAACCACGCACTCTGACGCCCTGCCATCCTCTCGATCAGACTCCCTCCACTCCTCCCGTCTGTCCCACTCCTCTCTCCACCATCAGAGAGCGCagtcatccctctctctctccatctcctcctccacctctgcctcctctgctCCTGTCTCTGCCGCTGCCGCTGCTACcgcctccctctcttcctcctctctgtcaaCCTCCTCCTCGTCTCGTCCATTCGCAGTGCACTACTCCCCTCGGCTGCCCCCTCCACCACCGGGCAGCAGCTCAGGTGGTGGCGGGAGCATGTGGAGGACTCAGGGCATGCATGGCACCTACACCACCTCCCAGCTCCCCAGCTCCCGACCTAGATAG